One Streptomyces sp. P9-A2 DNA window includes the following coding sequences:
- the rpsT gene encoding 30S ribosomal protein S20, translated as MANIKSQIKRNKTNEKARLRNKAVKSSLKTAIRKAREAVAAGDAEKAAEYQRVAARQLDKAVSKGVIHKNQAANKKSALAHKVAPLKG; from the coding sequence ACATCAAGTCCCAGATCAAGCGGAACAAGACCAACGAGAAGGCCCGGCTGCGCAACAAGGCCGTCAAGTCCTCTCTGAAGACCGCGATCCGCAAGGCTCGTGAGGCCGTCGCCGCGGGCGACGCCGAGAAGGCCGCCGAGTACCAGCGCGTCGCCGCGCGTCAGCTCGACAAGGCCGTCTCCAAGGGCGTCATCCACAAGAACCAGGCCGCCAACAAGAAGTCGGCGCTGGCTCACAAGGTCGCGCCCCTCAAGGGCTGA